CATGCGGACAGCCGCGTGGCCGAACTGCTGGCGCGCCTGGAAGCGCATGAACTGGTCGAACGCCGGCTGGACTTGCGCAGCGGCGCCGTCACCCTGCGCACCGCCGTGCCGGGCGCCGTGCTGGCCCTGGACAACGCCGTGCTCACCACGCAGCACGGCCCGCGCTGGCGCCTGCTGATCATCGGCGCCAGCCAGCTGTCGCGCTTCGTGGCGCAAATCGCCATGGCCATGGATTACCACGTCATCGTCTGCGATCCGCGCGAGGAATACCGCGGCGGCTGGAACGTGCCCGGCGTGCCCCTGCTGCACGCCATGCCCGACGACCTCGTGCTGGATTTAAAGCTCGACAGCCGCAGCGCCGTCGTCGCCCTCACGCACGACCCCAAGCTCGACGACCTGGCCCTGATGGAGGCGTTGAAATCCCCGGCTTTTTATGTCGGCGCCATCGGCTCGCGCGCCAACAATGCCAAGCGCCGCGAGCGGCTACTGCAGTTCGACGTCAGCGCCGCACAGCTGGCGCGCCTGCACGGCCCCATCGGCCTGTACATCGGCAGCAAGACGCCGGCCGAAATCGCCATCTCCATCCTGGCCGAACTGACGGCCGTCAAAAATGGCGTGCCCGACGCGCTGCAGATCCAGCACGCAGCAGCCTTGACGCCACCCAACCCGGACCTCTGCGTGCGCTGAAGCCTGAAAGCAAGAAACAAGATGCGCCCGCATCGCGCCCCTGCTACCTTCCCTGATTTTTGGCCACCATGACCCTGCTGCACTGGACCCTGCCCCTGCCCGCCGGCTACCGCCGCGACGATGTCATCGCCTTCCACAGCCGCGATGGCGAAGCCGTGGCCGAACAAGTCACACCGACGGGGCTGCGCAAGGGCATCCTGCTTGCAGGCGTGCCCGTCGTGCTGGACGTGGCCTTCACGGATGCTGCGGCCATCTGCCGCGCCGAGATCGAGGGCGATAGCGACCTTCAAACACCGCTGCACGGCGCCCTGCTCAACATCCTCGGCCTGCGCATCGATCCGCAGCCATTCGCGCAACTGGCCGCCGGCGACCCGCTGCTGGCGCCTCTGGTGCGCGCCAACCCGGGCCTGCGCATCGTGCAATCGGCCAGCCCCTTCGAGGCGCTGACCTGGGCCATCATCGGCCAGCAGATCAATCTGCCGTTCGCCATTTCCCTGCGCCGCACGTTTATTCTGCAAGCGGGGCGCCGGCACGGCAGCGGCTTGTGGTGCTACCCGGAAGCGCGCGACGTGGCGCGGCTGTCCATCGAGGATTTGACCAACCGCAAATTCTCGCGCGCCAAGGCGGAAACCGTGCTGCGCCTGGCCCATCTCGTCAACGATGGGGAACTGTCGCTGGAGCTGCCCCCGTCCGGCGACGTGGCAGCCATGTCGCAGGCGCTGCTGGCCGTGAAGGGCATCGGTCCGTGGACCGTCAACT
Above is a genomic segment from Janthinobacterium sp. 64 containing:
- a CDS encoding XdhC family protein, encoding MDSIDLEVLKTSAAWLAAGHRCELVTVVKTWGSSPRPVGATLAICDDGTVVGSVSGGCIEDDLIDAVRTHGIVRTLPDIVSYGISADEAHRFGLPCGGTIELAIEPLHADSRVAELLARLEAHELVERRLDLRSGAVTLRTAVPGAVLALDNAVLTTQHGPRWRLLIIGASQLSRFVAQIAMAMDYHVIVCDPREEYRGGWNVPGVPLLHAMPDDLVLDLKLDSRSAVVALTHDPKLDDLALMEALKSPAFYVGAIGSRANNAKRRERLLQFDVSAAQLARLHGPIGLYIGSKTPAEIAISILAELTAVKNGVPDALQIQHAAALTPPNPDLCVR
- a CDS encoding DNA-3-methyladenine glycosylase family protein → MTLLHWTLPLPAGYRRDDVIAFHSRDGEAVAEQVTPTGLRKGILLAGVPVVLDVAFTDAAAICRAEIEGDSDLQTPLHGALLNILGLRIDPQPFAQLAAGDPLLAPLVRANPGLRIVQSASPFEALTWAIIGQQINLPFAISLRRTFILQAGRRHGSGLWCYPEARDVARLSIEDLTNRKFSRAKAETVLRLAHLVNDGELSLELPPSGDVAAMSQALLAVKGIGPWTVNYALLRGYGYADCSLHGDVAIRAALQKLLGEESKPDMARTEQWLRQYAPHRTMAAAHLWASLHAKNNPTAAE